The Budorcas taxicolor isolate Tak-1 chromosome 2, Takin1.1, whole genome shotgun sequence genome window below encodes:
- the MDH2 gene encoding malate dehydrogenase, mitochondrial, with product MLSALARPAGAALRRSFSTSAQNNAKVAVLGASGGIGQPLSLLLKNSPLVSRLTLYDIAHTPGVAADLSHIETRATVKGYLGPEQLPDCLKGCDVVVIPAGVPRKPGMTRDDLFNTNATIVATLTTACAQHCPEAMICIISNPVNSTIPITAEVFKKHGVYNPNKIFGVTTLDIVRANAFVAELKDLDPARVNVPVIGGHAGKTIIPLISQCTPKVELPQDQLATLTGRIQEAGTEVVKAKAGAGSATLSMAYAGARFVFSLLDAMNGKEGVVECSFVKSQETDCPYFSTPLLLGKKGIEKNLGIGKVSPFEEKMIAEAIPELKASIKKGEEFVKNMK from the exons ATGCTTTCCGCCCTCGCCCGGCCTGCCGGCGCCGCTCTCCGCCGCAGCTTCAGCACCTCGGCCCAG AACAATGCTAAAGTAGCCGTGCTGGGGGCTTCCGGAGGAATTGGGCAGCCACTTTCGCTTCTTCTGAAGAACAGCCCATTGGTGAGCCGCCTGACCCTCTACGACATCGCTCACACGCCTGGAGTGGCTGCCGACCTGAGCCACATCGAGACCAGAGCGACCGTAAAAG gctACCTCGGACCTGAGCAGCTGCCAGACTGCCTGAAGGGCTGCGATGTGGTGGTCATTCCGGCAGGAGTCCCAAGAAAACCAG GTATGACCCGAGATGACTTGTTCAATACCAACGCCACGATTGTGGCCACCCTGACCACTGCCTGTGCCCAGCACTGTCCGGAAGCCATGATCTGCATCATCTCAAATCCG GTTAACTCCACCATCCCAATCACAGCGGAAGTTTTCAAGAAACACGGAGTGTACAACCCCAATAAAATCTTCGGAGTGACAACCCTGGACATTGTCCGAGCCAACGCTTTCGTTGCAGAGCTGAAG GATTTGGACCCAGCCCGAGTCAACGTCCCCGTCATCGGTGGCCATGCTGGGAAAACCATCATCCCCTTGATCTCTCAG TGCACCCCCAAGGTGGAATTGCCCCAGGACCAGCTGGCCACCCTCACCGGTCGGATCCAGGAAGCCGGCACTGAGGTGGTCAAGGCGAAGGCCGGTGCAG GCTCTGCCACCCTGTCCATGGCCTACGCCGGAGCCCGCTTTGTCTTCTCCCTCTTGGACGCGATGAACGGAAAGGAGGGAGTCGTCGAATGTTCCTTCGTTAAGTCCCAAGAAACGGACTGTCCATATTTCTCCACACCGTTGCTGCTGGGG aaAAAGGGCATCGAGAAGAATCTAGGCATCGGCAAGGTCTCCCCTTTCGAAGAGAAGATGATTGCCGAGGCCATCCCTGAGCTGAAAGCCTCCATCAAGAAAGGAGAGGAGTTTGTCAAGAACATGAAATGA